The following nucleotide sequence is from Syntrophorhabdaceae bacterium.
TCCATTATGTGACGAAAGGCGTCCTGATCCGCAATGTTGTCCTTTGTAAGGATGGCACCTATAGTGTCGTCAGGCACCCTTACTATATGGCGAACTATCTTATTGATTCCGCTTTCTGTCTCTTAAGCGGGAATGTCTATCTGCTGCTTGTGTATCCTTTCCTCTTTTATTGGTCCTACGGGCCGACGATCCGGAAAGAGGAGAGCGTCCTTGCCGGGATCCATGGAGAAGAGTTTCTGAGATACAGCCTGGATGTGCCGCAGATCTTTCCCGACGCCTTCTCCATCAAAAGCTGGCGGGCGATCATCAACGGGTTTTCCAAACACCGGATAACCGCGAACGAGATCTCGCGATTTGCCAGATTCTGGGCAACAGCCCTCTTTATCATCTTTATCCATGTTGTAAAGGAAGATTATTTGGCAAGATTGAACCTCGTTTCACTGAAGACCGACTACGGCAGTCTAACGTTATTATTGCTGGTCATTG
It contains:
- a CDS encoding isoprenylcysteine carboxylmethyltransferase family protein, coding for MKDKRHPFLNRSNLRDITIIVALISSLVYNLDVVRLLISFLLLSFGCFFHYVTKGVLIRNVVLCKDGTYSVVRHPYYMANYLIDSAFCLLSGNVYLLLVYPFLFYWSYGPTIRKEESVLAGIHGEEFLRYSLDVPQIFPDAFSIKSWRAIINGFSKHRITANEISRFARFWATALFIIFIHVVKEDYLARLNLVSLKTDYGSLTLLLLVIVLMMISFVVRSKKKTPDTE